Genomic segment of Fimbriimonadaceae bacterium:
CGGTTGCGCAGCAGCGTCGGTTCATCCCCACTCGCGCGGGGAACACACTTCTTGAAAGATATTGATCCAGAAGGACAATTTCATGTCCCCAAAATCTACCGCTCAATTGCCCAACGAAGATGCCTTACTGGGACGGCTGCGAGGACGCTGCCTCTCCTCCCGTTTCAGGCAAGAAACTGACAAGTTTTGCGCCGTCCAGTTCCACCGGAATCCGACGATTCGTGCCAAGCGTCACAAAATCGAATCCTGCTTCGTTGTTGCAACGCCACGCCATCACGGCGTTGCCTTCTCCGATTCCTGCCTCGACTTGGCTCCAAATATGCTCGCGCACCTTGACCGAGTAATTGCCGACGTACACTCCCGCCCGAACTTCCAGGAGCCACACTGCCAGTCGCCCGCGTAGCCGCGGCGGCGCATTCTCAAGTACGATGACCAGCATCGCCGATGTTGTCCTGATTAGGGATAGCCGGAAGGACTTGCTCTTCAAACGGTGTCGGACGAGGAATTTCTCCCGCAGCCAGCATCTCTTCAATGCCCGGGATGATGCGCTCCAACAGCTTGGTTTCACGGAATTTGTCGCGACAGGCCAGGCGCACTTGCTGTTCGGCATTGGGCGGGTTTTTCGCCGCTAACCGAAAGGCCAAGGGCACAACGGTTTCAAATTTGTAGATGTCCGCCACATCATAGACGAACGAGAGCGGTTTGCCGGTGTGAATAAACCCGATCGCCGGGGCGTACCCCGCAGCCAACACCGCCGCTTCTGTGACGCCATACAAGCACGCGGTCGCGGCAGACAGGCACCGATTGGCGATATCCCCCTGGTCCCAGTCTTCGACATCGTAGTTCCGAGCCTTCCATTGCACCCCGGCTTGTGCCGCCACGCGCTTGTACATCTCGCGAACACGCGCCCCCTCGATCCCTCGCAACTGCTCAACCGAGCGGCGTTGGGGTGGCTCCTCGCCAAATCGCAACGCATACATCTTGCGCACGACTTTGAGTCGCAGCTCATCATCGAGCGCGAGTTTCGCTTGGTACAGCAGACGATCGGCCCGCGCACCACCCGGCTGACCGGCAGAATAGAGACGGACCCCGGCCTCACCGATCCAGACCAACAATGTGCCGACACGAGCCGCCAACGCACAGGCGGCGTGAGAGACCCGCGTGCCCGGTTCCAGCATCAAGCACACCACCCCGCCGACGGGAATGTGTGTGCGCACTCCGTTCTTGTCGACGACGACAAACGCCCCATCTAATACATCAAGATGGCCGTACTCGATGTAGAGCACGGACAAACGCTCTTTAATCGGGATCGGTTTCAACGGCGGCAGAATGTCAGCCATGCGATTACTCCAAGACCACCGACATCACACGCGCCGGACCAGCAACAGGCCACAGCCAAAGCCTTTGGCGGGGCAAACTGCTCACATCTTCATGCGATCGGCGCCACAGACAAGAGCCCCAGGCCCAATGTCTTGCCGTGGCCGATCCCTGTACGCAGCACATTTGCAAAGGCATCCGCATCGGTCACAGTCAGCACACCGTCGTACAACACCGAAAAAATCCGAATCCTATTTCCATGATGTTGCATACCGCTTAGCATCTGTTCTTGCGAAACCGCTACATCGACTCGAGGCGTTTCCTGCTCTGACCCAACGGGCGAGTGTCGTTGTGGAAGCACAAACCCGTGTGCCTGCCCCTTCCGCTGAATCCACTGCTCTTGTTCAACGAGCTGCAGCAAGCCCAGCCGCTTCCCATTGCGACTCACGCAAGGGTTCGCTCTGAGTCGAAACCTATACCGCTGGCCGGACTTGAGCGCATCGAGCTTTAATCGTCCGTCCAGATCGATCGGAGCATCCGCCTTTGCAAGCCATCCCTGTACGCCAATTCCAGCCCAATCTGGAATCGCACGACTCTGTATAAGCACTCGTGGACACCCCTCCGGACCTGACTCCGGCTCAAGTCGCCACAGCACTGCTCCTTCTGGACATTTTTGCTCAGGCCGGCTGAACGCACGGCATAGCGTGGCATGCAGTTGATACGGATCGGCAAGGTCGCGACGGGCCTCACGGCAACGTGGGTCAAGATAGATTCTATGCAGAAACATGGGCCACCCCCTCAGGAAAGGGAATCCACTCTGAGCGAACGAATCGTGCGCCGAATCTCCGCTCGGCAAACGAGGACAATAGTTGATCCATACGAAGCACGCCCGAACCATCCGCTGACTCCAAAGACAGGAGAAGCTGCGCAGGACGGTCTTCCCATTTCCGGTGTGTGGCAATCCAGGGATACCGAGCCAATGCTTCGCGCAACGGCAGATCTTGCATTGCGTCCTCCATCCAAAGAGGTTCCGATGGCACATAAGATTTCCGGCCCAGAGCCAGAGGCCAGACAGGATTACGCAGCGCAGCGTGCAGTCTTCCCAGCAACGCATTGTCCTCGTCCGCTACTCCAACTAAAAACGCTGCGTCCGCCAAATAGTCTCGCGTCGTCACGGCTGTTTCATGAATCTTAGATCTGTCTGCAGAGATAATGTGCTGGGCTGTTTGATAATCGCGCCTTGGGATACCAGCCCGATCATGACGAACACCCATGGACAAGTGCGAAAGCGGTTCCAGATCGGTCCAATTCTCCCGATCAATTCCCATGGCAGCGGCAAGTAAGCCCACAACACCGGACTTGCTTGGCTCCTTCCCCGTATCGCGTTGGTCAAAACGACTGGTTGTGCCCCACGATTGCATGGGACCGACCAAGCGCAGCAGTAGAGTGGGCATGGTTCACTCCTTCACAGCAGCGAGGCTCTTCTCTAGCAAGTCCGTCATGGTATTGACTGCGGTTCCGAACCCATCAAGTTTGGTGTCCGTAAGATTCAATACGAAAGTTCGTCCTTCGCCGCCATAGACTGCGCGTAGCTTCTTTGACTTTTCGACCAACTTCTCTGCGGATACCCTGGTAAGCGATTCGTCCTTGCGGACACGCAGAGCTGTTTCAAAGG
This window contains:
- the cas2 gene encoding type I-E CRISPR-associated endoribonuclease Cas2; this encodes MLVIVLENAPPRLRGRLAVWLLEVRAGVYVGNYSVKVREHIWSQVEAGIGEGNAVMAWRCNNEAGFDFVTLGTNRRIPVELDGAKLVSFLPETGGEAASSQPSQ
- the cas1e gene encoding type I-E CRISPR-associated endonuclease Cas1 — translated: MADILPPLKPIPIKERLSVLYIEYGHLDVLDGAFVVVDKNGVRTHIPVGGVVCLMLEPGTRVSHAACALAARVGTLLVWIGEAGVRLYSAGQPGGARADRLLYQAKLALDDELRLKVVRKMYALRFGEEPPQRRSVEQLRGIEGARVREMYKRVAAQAGVQWKARNYDVEDWDQGDIANRCLSAATACLYGVTEAAVLAAGYAPAIGFIHTGKPLSFVYDVADIYKFETVVPLAFRLAAKNPPNAEQQVRLACRDKFRETKLLERIIPGIEEMLAAGEIPRPTPFEEQVLPAIPNQDNIGDAGHRT
- the cas6e gene encoding type I-E CRISPR-associated protein Cas6/Cse3/CasE — its product is MFLHRIYLDPRCREARRDLADPYQLHATLCRAFSRPEQKCPEGAVLWRLEPESGPEGCPRVLIQSRAIPDWAGIGVQGWLAKADAPIDLDGRLKLDALKSGQRYRFRLRANPCVSRNGKRLGLLQLVEQEQWIQRKGQAHGFVLPQRHSPVGSEQETPRVDVAVSQEQMLSGMQHHGNRIRIFSVLYDGVLTVTDADAFANVLRTGIGHGKTLGLGLLSVAPIA
- the cas5e gene encoding type I-E CRISPR-associated protein Cas5/CasD — its product is MPTLLLRLVGPMQSWGTTSRFDQRDTGKEPSKSGVVGLLAAAMGIDRENWTDLEPLSHLSMGVRHDRAGIPRRDYQTAQHIISADRSKIHETAVTTRDYLADAAFLVGVADEDNALLGRLHAALRNPVWPLALGRKSYVPSEPLWMEDAMQDLPLREALARYPWIATHRKWEDRPAQLLLSLESADGSGVLRMDQLLSSFAERRFGARFVRSEWIPFPEGVAHVSA